One Phaseolus vulgaris cultivar G19833 chromosome 2, P. vulgaris v2.0, whole genome shotgun sequence DNA window includes the following coding sequences:
- the LOC137809162 gene encoding uncharacterized protein has product MAMETSSTEYGLWNEVLKSKYGLRWLSNSYVPKQNRFTSRWWLDLFKVSFSDQGVNWFNQNMAWEVGSGAKVKLWEDEWLTIGQLRVKYERIYNNSEPKDKPIDNFGSWNADGWEWKFSWRRDWFEWEKTLVEEFLSIISQVSLQPDKEDSRTWNDPPSYTFSVKSAYNKLANQGFGGVSVFGYLWNLKVMPSAMFYVWRVFLNRIATKQNQHKRGVSLGDTLCVLCGSEEETIAHILLSCKVSSKVRNMQQVMEKPLGLNSMEYMEA; this is encoded by the exons ATGGCTATGGAGACTAGTTCCACTGAATATGGTCTTTGGAATGAGGTCTTAAAATCTAAGTATGGTTTGAGGTGGTTGTCAAACTCATATGTACCGAAACAAAACAGGTTTACATCTAGATGGTGGTTAGATTTATTCAAAGTTAGTTTTTCAGACCAAGGAGTTAATTGGTTTAATCAGAATATGGCTTGGGAAGTTGGATCAGGGGCAAAGGTTAAATTATGGGAAGATGAGTGGCTAACCATTGGGCAACTCAGAGTAAAATATGAAAGAATATACAATAACTCTGAGCCTAAAGACAAACCTATTGATAATTTTGGAAGTTGGAACGCAGATGGGTGGGAGTGGAAATTCAGTTGGAGAAGAGATTGGTTTGAATGGGAAAAGACTTTGGTAGAGGAGTTCCTGTCAATAATATCACAGGTGTCACTACAACCTGATAAAGAGGATTCAAGGACTTGGAACGATCCTCCATCTTATACCTTTTCGGTAAAATCTGCTTATAATAAGCTAGCTAACCAAGGGTTTGGGGGAGTATCAGTGTTTGGTTATCTTTGGAATTTAAAAGTTATGCCCTCAGCCATGTTTTACGTGTGGAGGGTCTTCTTGAATAGGATAGCGACAAAACAGAATCAGCACAAAAGGGGAGTGTCATTAGGTGATACTTTATGCGTTTTATGTGGAAGTGAAGAGGAGACCATTGCACACATCCTCCTCTCATGTAAGGTCTCAAGTAAAGTTCGGAACAT GCAACAGGTTATGGAAAAGCCTTTGGGTCTCAATAGTATGGAGTATATGGAAGCATAG